The nucleotide sequence TAAATGAGCTTCAATTTCGGGTTTTAAATTCAAATCGGGAACTTCAGTAAATTTCATTGTCCAATCAATAGCATCGCGTTCCATAAATTCTAAGGCACTTGGTACAATTCCTGCTCTAAAAATTGCCGAAACGGCTGCCGCTGCTTGTTCCATTTTAAAAAAAGGAACCCATAGCAATACATTGTGCTGAACAGCTGGTATTAGTTTTAAAACAATTTTTGTTACAACGCCCAAAGTACCTTCGCTACCAACCATTAGCTGCGTTAAATTGTAACCTGTAGCATTTTTAAGTGTATTTGCTCCTGTCCAAATAATTTCTCCGTTGGGTAAAACAACTTCTAAATTCAGTACATAATCTTTTGTAACGCCATATTTTACTGCACGCGCTCCACCTGCATTTTCAGCAATATTTCCGCCAATAAAGCAACTGCCTTTGCTGCTTGGATCCACAGGATACATCAATCCTTTTTCGGCAACAGCATTTTGTAAAACCTCTGTAATTACTCCAGGTTGCGTTATTACTTGCAGGTTTTCTTCGTCTATTTTTATTATTTGATTCAATCGTTCTAACGAAAGTCCGATACCTTTATGAATGGCTAAAATTCCTCCACTTAAACCAGTGCGTGCACCAATAGGAATAACCGGAATTGCATATTCAAAAGCGACTTTCATTACAGCACTGACTTCTTGTGTTGATGCCGGTTTTACGACAATTGAAGGCGGAAAAACCAAATCTTCGGTATGATCTTTTCCGTATGTTGCAAGCGTTTCATCATCGGTAAAAACGTAAGATGCACCAACAATTTCTATTAATTTATTTTTGATTTCAGTAGTAATCATTGAAAATTTTATTTATCGTTCTTTATTCAAAACTTCCAAAATATCGAATTTCGTTTAGTTCTATTTTATCATTTTTAACCAAATATTCTGCTCCATAAATTTCAGTATTATTAATTACGACCATTTCAATTCCAGATTCATCAATATAAGGTTCAACAATTTCCTCCTCAGGAAATAATTCCAAAATATTATTACTTTTCTTTTTTAAAAATGAATTCACATCGCCATAAAAAACAATTAAATATTCTTTCTTATTTATGTATGCTTTATAATCATTTTTTAAATATTTTATATAAGATTTTTTTCTAAAAGCAGGAAAAATTCTAATTGTAAAATGTCCATCTTCTTGCTT is from Flavobacterium dauae and encodes:
- a CDS encoding FAD-binding oxidoreductase, giving the protein MITTEIKNKLIEIVGASYVFTDDETLATYGKDHTEDLVFPPSIVVKPASTQEVSAVMKVAFEYAIPVIPIGARTGLSGGILAIHKGIGLSLERLNQIIKIDEENLQVITQPGVITEVLQNAVAEKGLMYPVDPSSKGSCFIGGNIAENAGGARAVKYGVTKDYVLNLEVVLPNGEIIWTGANTLKNATGYNLTQLMVGSEGTLGVVTKIVLKLIPAVQHNVLLWVPFFKMEQAAAAVSAIFRAGIVPSALEFMERDAIDWTMKFTEVPDLNLKPEIEAHLLIEVDGNYPDVLMNEAEKILSVVETYEIDEVLFADTVEQKNALWKLRRNVAEAVKQNTVYKEEDTVVPRYELPKLLIGIKAIGDKYGFKSICYGHAGDGNLHVNIVKLNMTDELWQTEVPKGVNEIFQLTKSLNGTISGEHGIGLVQKEFMSIMFSEIELHLMYQIKKIFDPKNIMNPGKIFPSTYQ